The following coding sequences are from one uncultured Cohaesibacter sp. window:
- a CDS encoding isoprenyl transferase encodes MAIPRHLAVIMDGNGRWAKERKLTRTHGHRQGVVAVREIVANSIELGIEYLTLFAFSSENWSRPQSEIRDLLGLLKLFINKDLATLHKQNVRVRVLGSRQELDRDIVALLDKAENLTERNSGLNLMIAFNYGARHEITDMVRHLAAEVEAGRLGSSEINEALISHSLYTRDIPDPDVILRTSGEQRLSNFLLWQAAYSEFVFVDCYWPDFDKRQLELALVEYGHRNRRFGCVTVDDVDAPQSALASGG; translated from the coding sequence ATGGCAATACCTCGGCATTTGGCTGTCATTATGGATGGTAACGGGCGGTGGGCCAAGGAGCGCAAGTTGACCCGTACCCACGGTCATCGTCAGGGTGTAGTTGCTGTTCGTGAAATTGTGGCGAATTCCATTGAACTGGGTATCGAATATCTTACACTATTTGCTTTCAGTTCCGAAAACTGGTCGCGGCCTCAGTCTGAAATCAGAGATCTTCTTGGCCTGCTGAAGCTGTTTATCAATAAGGATCTGGCTACCTTGCACAAGCAGAATGTGCGAGTAAGGGTGCTTGGCAGTCGTCAAGAGCTTGATCGTGATATTGTTGCGTTGCTTGATAAGGCGGAGAATCTCACCGAGCGCAATAGCGGGCTGAACCTGATGATTGCCTTCAATTACGGTGCCCGTCACGAAATCACCGATATGGTTCGGCACTTGGCCGCTGAAGTAGAAGCTGGTCGCCTTGGCTCTAGCGAGATCAATGAAGCGCTGATTTCGCATTCTCTTTATACCAGAGACATTCCTGATCCTGATGTGATTTTGCGAACCAGCGGTGAGCAGCGCTTGAGCAATTTCCTTTTGTGGCAGGCCGCTTATTCGGAGTTTGTTTTTGTTGACTGTTATTGGCCTGATTTCGACAAGCGACAACTGGAGTTGGCGCTTGTTGAATATGGGCACCGCAACAGACGTTTTGGTTGCGTAACGGTCGATGACGTTGACGCGCCTCAGAGTGCACTTGCCTCAGGCGGGTAG
- the pyrH gene encoding UMP kinase, which produces MSDLKYKRVLLKVSGEALMGDQVFGIDQAMVARVAQEIADVRALGVEVGVVIGGGNIFRGVSVAAKGGDRVRGDHMGMLATVMNVLAMANALEDIDVPVAPMSAIAMDEICEPFTQRGAKAHLAAGNVVLFAAGTGNPFVTTDSGAALRAAEMQCDAVLKGTQVDGVYSADPLKNPDAVRYDQITYTEVLKQGLKVMDAAAIALAQEANIPIIVYSLHEPNGLIEILQGRGRCTVVSG; this is translated from the coding sequence ATGAGTGATTTGAAATACAAACGTGTTTTGCTGAAGGTATCTGGCGAAGCTCTCATGGGCGATCAGGTGTTTGGAATCGATCAGGCTATGGTTGCCCGCGTGGCACAGGAAATCGCGGATGTGCGGGCTCTCGGGGTCGAAGTGGGTGTCGTCATTGGCGGCGGCAATATTTTCAGAGGCGTTTCCGTCGCTGCCAAAGGTGGAGACCGGGTGCGCGGAGACCATATGGGCATGTTGGCGACCGTAATGAACGTTCTTGCGATGGCTAATGCGCTGGAAGATATCGATGTTCCTGTCGCTCCGATGTCTGCTATTGCCATGGACGAGATTTGCGAGCCCTTTACACAACGGGGCGCGAAGGCTCATCTGGCCGCAGGCAACGTGGTGCTTTTTGCCGCTGGTACGGGCAATCCGTTTGTGACAACAGATTCGGGTGCGGCATTGCGTGCAGCAGAAATGCAATGCGACGCTGTGCTTAAAGGCACCCAGGTTGATGGTGTTTATTCCGCAGATCCCCTAAAAAACCCTGATGCGGTCCGTTATGACCAGATCACTTACACGGAAGTTCTCAAGCAGGGGCTCAAGGTTATGGATGCCGCAGCGATTGCGCTTGCTCAAGAGGCAAATATACCGATAATTGTTTATTCACTGCATGAACCGAACGGCCTTATTGAAATCCTGCAAGGCCGTGGGCGTTGTACAGTGGTTTCCGGCTGA
- the dxr gene encoding 1-deoxy-D-xylulose-5-phosphate reductoisomerase — protein MSKSSSDESRSCNHAGGIKTISVLGASGSVGDSALDIILGAPDRYRVNALTANRNVEKLAKAAIASGARYAVVADDRCYDDLKDALSGYDIEVGAGHAAVEEAAERPADIVIGAIVGAAGICPTLAALKAGNQVALANKEALVCAGDLVMAEAARLGKPILPVDSEHSAVFQVYERDNRHEISEIVLTASGGPFRTWDKDKIANASIEEALSHPNFSMGSKITIDSASMMNKGLELIEAYHLYGLPAEKLKVVVHPQQIIHGMVAYSDGSLLAQLGAPDMRIPVAHCLAWPQRAPAKTDRISLIEIAQFTFEAPDYERFPCLQLAKNALEAGGSLPNIMNAANEIAVAAFLEGKIQFGGIAGLVESVMVAFDKRGDIAPAHDVADVLSLDKASRALATELLQAQG, from the coding sequence ATGTCCAAATCTTCATCCGATGAATCACGTTCGTGCAACCATGCTGGCGGGATCAAGACCATTTCAGTGTTGGGAGCGAGCGGCTCGGTTGGAGATTCTGCACTAGACATCATTCTGGGGGCGCCTGATCGCTATAGAGTGAATGCCCTTACCGCCAATCGGAACGTTGAAAAACTCGCCAAAGCGGCCATTGCTTCCGGCGCGCGTTATGCTGTTGTTGCAGATGATCGCTGCTACGATGATCTCAAGGATGCCTTGTCCGGGTATGATATCGAGGTCGGGGCAGGGCATGCGGCCGTTGAGGAAGCCGCCGAACGGCCTGCCGATATCGTGATTGGTGCTATTGTTGGCGCTGCTGGTATTTGCCCCACTCTTGCTGCGCTTAAAGCGGGCAATCAGGTGGCTCTGGCAAACAAGGAAGCGCTTGTTTGTGCCGGTGATCTGGTGATGGCGGAGGCTGCTCGTCTGGGCAAACCAATTCTTCCCGTTGACTCTGAGCATAGTGCGGTATTTCAGGTTTATGAGCGCGATAACCGCCACGAGATTTCCGAGATCGTTTTGACGGCTTCGGGTGGTCCTTTTCGAACGTGGGACAAGGACAAGATTGCCAATGCCTCGATAGAAGAGGCTTTGTCTCATCCCAATTTCTCCATGGGGAGCAAAATCACCATTGATAGCGCCTCGATGATGAATAAGGGGCTTGAGCTGATAGAGGCCTATCACCTTTATGGTTTGCCTGCAGAAAAGCTCAAGGTTGTGGTGCATCCCCAGCAAATCATTCATGGCATGGTTGCCTATAGCGATGGGTCTTTGCTGGCGCAATTGGGGGCTCCCGACATGCGCATTCCTGTCGCCCATTGTCTTGCCTGGCCACAAAGGGCACCGGCAAAAACAGATCGCATTTCTCTCATTGAAATTGCGCAGTTCACATTTGAAGCGCCAGACTACGAGCGTTTTCCATGCTTGCAGCTGGCAAAGAATGCGCTGGAAGCGGGTGGTAGCCTGCCCAACATTATGAATGCGGCAAATGAGATTGCCGTCGCAGCTTTTCTCGAAGGCAAGATACAGTTTGGCGGTATTGCGGGGCTCGTCGAGAGCGTAATGGTTGCGTTTGACAAGCGTGGTGATATTGCGCCGGCACATGATGTTGCTGACGTCTTGTCTCTGGATAAAGCATCGCGTGCACTGGCGACCGAATTACTACAAGCG
- the frr gene encoding ribosome recycling factor, whose translation MSAEELDLDDLERRMKGAVSVLKSDLSGLRTGRASAALLDPITVEAYGQTTPINQVGTVSVPEPRMLSIQVWDKNMVGAVERAIRESNIGINPVTDGQLLRLPIPELNEERRQEMVKIAHSYAENTKVSVRHIRRDGMDMCKKAEKDGMSEDDARLYNDEIQELTNKYVAEVDKMLESKQAEIMQV comes from the coding sequence ATGTCTGCCGAAGAACTGGATCTTGATGACCTTGAACGCCGTATGAAGGGGGCTGTGTCAGTTCTCAAATCTGATCTATCTGGATTGAGAACCGGACGCGCATCTGCTGCTCTTCTTGACCCGATTACGGTAGAAGCCTATGGCCAGACCACGCCAATCAATCAGGTGGGCACTGTTTCTGTTCCAGAGCCTCGCATGCTTTCAATCCAGGTGTGGGACAAAAACATGGTTGGTGCCGTTGAGCGTGCGATCCGTGAATCCAACATCGGCATCAATCCTGTAACCGATGGCCAGCTTCTTCGTTTGCCGATTCCTGAGCTTAATGAAGAGCGCCGTCAGGAAATGGTCAAAATTGCACATTCTTATGCTGAGAATACAAAGGTTTCTGTGCGTCATATTCGTCGTGATGGCATGGATATGTGCAAGAAAGCCGAGAAAGATGGCATGAGCGAAGACGATGCTCGGCTCTACAACGATGAAATTCAGGAATTGACAAACAAGTATGTTGCCGAAGTCGACAAGATGCTTGAATCCAAGCAAGCTGAAATTATGCAGGTATAG
- a CDS encoding phosphatidate cytidylyltransferase, which produces MTLTRLRVHLPQAGRDHPDWMVLKIMGESVLNSLNESASQQEETAQKKTLWSDLLVRVASGIVLAVAAFAVTYWGGVAFALFFGAVTVLIYREWVNMVGEAPVGTPAMAGYITIIGSLLCFYWGDWPAGLVLPVLGAGYLLIARCSYRAARWCGLGILYAASFGGAVFLLRQDDEVGFHAILVLFALVWGTDVAAYFVGKFVGGPKLWKRVSPKKTWSGSLGGLVLGTGFAIFVGWILGIPASVKLIAMLGGLSVLSQVGDLAESQMKRMFGVKDSGTLIPGHGGVMDRVDGLLFAVVAAALIGFFFADIHSVASGFLIQ; this is translated from the coding sequence ATGACGTTGACGCGCCTCAGAGTGCACTTGCCTCAGGCGGGTAGGGATCATCCTGACTGGATGGTTCTCAAAATCATGGGAGAATCTGTTCTGAACTCTTTGAATGAATCCGCAAGCCAACAGGAGGAGACGGCGCAAAAGAAAACTCTCTGGTCTGATCTGCTGGTCAGGGTTGCGTCAGGAATTGTGCTCGCGGTTGCTGCCTTCGCCGTTACTTATTGGGGCGGTGTGGCGTTTGCTCTGTTTTTTGGAGCGGTAACTGTTCTCATCTATCGCGAATGGGTCAATATGGTTGGAGAAGCCCCAGTGGGTACTCCTGCCATGGCTGGCTATATTACAATCATCGGCTCCCTTCTTTGTTTCTACTGGGGTGATTGGCCTGCAGGTTTGGTTTTACCGGTTTTGGGAGCGGGATACCTGCTTATTGCGCGTTGTTCTTACAGGGCAGCCCGTTGGTGCGGGCTCGGTATTCTCTATGCAGCCTCTTTTGGCGGCGCGGTGTTTTTGCTTCGTCAGGACGACGAGGTCGGTTTCCATGCGATTCTTGTCCTGTTTGCTCTGGTTTGGGGGACTGACGTTGCAGCCTATTTCGTCGGAAAATTTGTCGGTGGTCCCAAGCTGTGGAAACGGGTTTCCCCCAAGAAGACGTGGTCCGGCTCGCTGGGAGGTCTGGTTCTGGGGACAGGGTTTGCGATTTTTGTCGGCTGGATTTTGGGTATTCCTGCAAGCGTCAAGCTGATTGCTATGCTTGGTGGACTATCCGTGCTCTCACAGGTGGGAGACCTTGCAGAGTCTCAAATGAAGCGTATGTTTGGCGTCAAGGATTCCGGTACTCTTATTCCTGGGCATGGAGGTGTCATGGATAGGGTGGACGGATTGCTGTTTGCTGTTGTCGCCGCTGCATTGATCGGGTTCTTTTTCGCAGACATCCATTCTGTCGCGTCGGGTTTCCTTATCCAGTAG